A DNA window from Synchiropus splendidus isolate RoL2022-P1 chromosome 2, RoL_Sspl_1.0, whole genome shotgun sequence contains the following coding sequences:
- the LOC128754705 gene encoding uncharacterized protein LOC128754705 — protein MLVQRLSEVKCLLFSKELSYTNNTTCMLRQYRALNENERAQPAPSTRKHAVDQASVAMVVKDSQPFTLVEDQGFRSLLDLLEPTYIIPTRQALKAMVEERFHAEMQKAKEEVQKAKACSLTADMWTSMDMEAYLGVTCHFITEEDTLNTILLGVEHFPQSHTAENLAQAKTKIMAEWGIKD, from the exons GTGAAGTGCTTGCTCTTCTCGAAGGAGCTGAgttacacaaacaacaccacatgcatgttgaggcagtaccgagccttgaatgaaaatgaacgtgCACAACCCGCGCCAA gtaccaggaaacatgctgtggatcaggcttcggttgccatggttgtgaaggattcccagcctttcacactggtggaagatcagggatttaggagcctcctggatctcctcgaGCCTACCTATATTATTCCAACTAGACAG gctcTAAAGGCAATGGTCGAGGAGAGATTCCATGCCGAAatgcagaaggcaaaagaagaggtccagaaagctaaagcttgcagtctgactgcagacatgTGGACCTCTATGGACATGGAGGCCTATCTTGGTGTGACGTGTCACTTTATTACTGAGGAGGACACTCTGAACACCATCCTGCTGGGAGTGGAACactttccacagagccacacagcagagaacttagcccaggcaaagacaaaaattatggcagaatggggaATAAAAGATTAG